Proteins encoded by one window of Pseudorca crassidens isolate mPseCra1 chromosome 3, mPseCra1.hap1, whole genome shotgun sequence:
- the LOC137222574 gene encoding phospholipid phosphatase 3-like has product MEGTHLPSLALSPKITTRESPKVCNAQHGDRWPRRTLVNSDMTLTRGTLKKGFFCNDTTIQYPRVVHYIIEDSALIKMGFFISIFTISLGELIRVKLLQLSSSAFMSGTYTAMIYKQLGTFIFGGLASCSPTSIANMTTGHLRPHFLATCLPDPASFDLESGYVTNYTCTGHPKDVLHVRRLGGQGGEPRRHPHPTPAPADVHPAPARPPGNPSILWTPPSGCTPWCIWW; this is encoded by the exons ATGGAAGGGACCCACCTACCTAGCTTGGCTCTCAGCCCGAAAATTACCACCAGGGAATCGCCCAAGGTCTGCAATGCCCAGCACGGAGACCGCTGGCCCAGGAGGACTCTCGTCAACTCCGATATGACTTTGACCCGCGGAACCCTGAAAAAG GGCTTCTTTTGCAATGACACCACCATCCAATACCCCCGAGTGGTCCATTACATCATCGAAGACTCGGCACTCATAAAGATGGGCTTCTTCATCTCCATTTTCACG ATCAGCCTGGGAGAGTTGATTCGTGTCAAGCTCTTGCAGCTGAGCTCATCAGCCTTCATGAGCGGCACTTACACGGCCATGATCTACAAGCAGCTGGGCACCTTCATTTTTGGCGGCCTGGCCAGCTGCTCCCCGACCAGCATTGCCAATATGACCACAGGTCACCTGCGGCCCCACTTCCTGGCCACGTGCCTGCCCGACCCAGCCTCCTTTGACCTCGAGAGCGGCTACGTCACCAACTACACCTGCACAGGGCACCCCAAAGACGTCCTCCATGTCAGGCGACTGGGCGGTCAAGGAGGGGAACCCAGGAggcatccccaccccaccccagccccagctgaTGTCCACCCTGCCCCTGCCCGTCCCCCAGGAAATCCTTCTATTCTGTGGACGCCTCCATCGGGATGTACTCCATGGTGTATTTGGTGGTGA